The following coding sequences lie in one Apium graveolens cultivar Ventura chromosome 1, ASM990537v1, whole genome shotgun sequence genomic window:
- the LOC141719187 gene encoding late embryogenesis abundant protein 47-like, producing MSQQLRREDFEQSLATKNDRIELSGPVVRQEVAEHKGEITIGEALEATALTSGSKAVDYSDAAAIQAAEVRATGRTNIVPGGVAAAAQSAATRNARLTNYEEKTKLSEVLADAASKLPSDKPVTRRDAEGVIGAELRNDPNITTHPGGVAASLVAAARINQSKHNADSPSPRSPASR from the exons ATGAGCCAACAACTCAGAAGAGAGGATTTTGAGCAGTCTTTAGCTACCAAAAATGATAGGATTGAGCTCAGTGGTCCTGTTGTCAGACAAGAG GTTGCGGAGCACAAGGGAGAAATCACCATAGGTGAAGCACTTGAAGCGACAGCATTAACATCAGGAAGCAAAGCAGTTGATTACAGTGATGCAGCTGCAATACAAGCTGCTGAAGTCAGAGCAACAGGCCGTACCAACATTGTCCCAGGCGGTGTGGCTGCTGCAGCTCAATCTGCAGCAACAAGAAATGCTCGTCTTACAAATTACGAAGAGAAAACCAAATTGAGTGAAGTTCTCGCG GACGCGGCTTCAAAATTGCCATCAGATAAACCAGTGACACGTCGAGATGCTGAAGGAGTTATCGGTGCAGAGTTGAGGAATGATCCTAACATCACTACTCATCCGGGAGGCGTCGCAGCATCTTTGGTTGCAGCTGCCCGGATTAACCAGAGCAAACATAATGCAGACAGCCCCAGCCCCCGGAGCCCGGCAAGCCGTTAA
- the LOC141660853 gene encoding uncharacterized protein LOC141660853 isoform X3 produces the protein MQKLMNYLVLAYALFLLVSSSCVCGCIESEKQVLLHFNESRVIDPNYDSMSSWFGDDCCSWEGIQCNNDGHVITLDLLGFSLTGPIPENIGKLTFLNSLKLLQNHFQGPIPSTIRNLTSLFALDLRLNNLNGSLPESLCQLSKLERLDVSSNQLSGSIPKCIGGLSNLDYLDISSNSWEGLISEQHFFNLTSLTSLYISSKSNLVFNVDSEWIPPFQLVDLYLESMNVGPRFPLWLLTQRYIEGITLRNTSISDTIPADWFVSLLSRADTVELSDNDINLPRPSSIPATNKMSLLALSNNHLSGDFPAYICNLTSLSMLLLSNTNISGELPRCLGNLIKLEGLDVMNNNMSGAIPDFLGSLRYLSFLNLHNNKFEGELPPSIQNSTELVVFDVGNNKLRDTLPPWTGEQLPKLMFLVLRGRIPTGNQLQVLDNPSSIYTGNNQLCGRPTLKLCAGDPEPHEGLDNKKAGSDSGSNSDDERVWIYAGIGPGLLVGFLGFCASLHFNRSWRQSYFHFDKIALVFALSRKKF, from the exons ATGCAAAAACTAATGAACTACTTAGTCCTTGCTTATGCATTATTTTTGCTAGTAAGTTCAAGTTGTGTTTGCGGATGCATTGAGAGCGAAAAACAAGTACTGTTGCACTTCAACGAAAGTCGTGTCATCGACCCCAATTATGATTCGATGAGCTCATGGTTCGGAGATGATTGTTGTTCTTGGGAGGGAATTCAGTGCAACAATGACGGCCACGTCATCACACTTGATCTTCTAGGTTTCTCCTTAACAG GTCCAATTCCTGAAAATATAGGGAAGTTGACATTTCTTAATTCTCTTAAACTTCTTCAGAATCACTTTCAAGGTCCGATTCCAAGTACTATTCGGAATTTAACATCACTATTTGCACTTGATCTTCGGTTAAATAATTTAAACGGATCTCTTCCGGAATCCTTATGTCAGCTGTCAAAGTTAGAAAGATTGGATGTTAGTTCTAATCAACTAAGTGGATCCATTCCTAAATGTATCGGAGGACTATCAAATTTAGATTATTTGGACATTTCTTCTAATTCCTGGGAGGGTTTAATATCAGAGCAACACTTTTTTAACCTCACCAGCCTTACTTCCTTGTATATTTCTTCAAAGTCCAACTTAGTGTTCAATGTTGATTCTGAATGGATTCCTCCGTTTCAGCTTGTAGATTTGTACTTGGAGTCCATGAATGTGGGGCCTAGATTCCCTTTGTGGCTGTTAACCCAGAGATATATAGAAGGCATAACACTGCGAAATACAAGCATATCAGATACCATCCCAGCTGATTGGTTTGTGAGCCTCCTATCTCGTGCTGATACCGTTGAGCTATCTGATAATGACATCAACCTGCCACGGCCCTCATCTATTCCAGCTACAAATAAAATGTCTTTATTAGCACTCTCAAATAACCATTTATCAGGCGATTTTCCTGCATAtatatgcaatttaacatccCTGTCTATGTTGCTTCTCTCTAACACCAACATATCTGGTGAGCTCCCTCGGTGTTTAGGAAATTTGATAAAGCTGGAGGGACTTGATGTGATGAATAATAATATGTCTGGTGCTATTCCAGATTTTTTGGGTTCTCTGAGATATCTCAGTTTTTTAAACCTGCACAACAACAAGTTTGAAGGTGAACTGCCTCCATCCATCCAGAACTCGACAGAGCTCGTTGTATTTGACGTAGGAAATAACAAATTGAGAGATACTCTTCCTCCTTGGACAGGAGAACAATTACCAAAGCTCATGTTTTTAGTACTCAGAG GGAGAATTCCCACCGGCAACCAACTCCAGGTCCTTGATAATCCCTCCTCCATCTATACTGGCAACAATCAGCTCTGCGGCCGACCTACTTTAAAGCTCTGCGCTGGTGACCCTGAACCACATGAAGGCCTCGACAACAAGAAAGCTGGTTCTGATTCTGGTTCTAATTCAGATGATGAGCGCGTGTGGATTTATGCCGGGATAGGACCTGGTCTTTTGGTTGGCTTTTTGGGATTTTGCGCTTCTTTACATTTCAACAGATCTTGGAGGCAATCTTACTTTCACTTTGACAAGATAGCGCTTGTCTTTGCTTTGTCGCGAAAAAAGTTCTAA
- the LOC141660853 gene encoding receptor-like protein EIX2 isoform X1 has protein sequence MQKLMNYLVLAYALFLLVSSSCVCGCIESEKQVLLHFNESRVIDPNYDSMSSWFGDDCCSWEGIQCNNDGHVITLDLLGFSLTGPIPENIGKLTFLNSLKLLQNHFQGPIPSTIRNLTSLFALDLRLNNLNGSLPESLCQLSKLERLDVSSNQLSGSIPKCIGGLSNLDYLDISSNSWEGLISEQHFFNLTSLTSLYISSKSNLVFNVDSEWIPPFQLVDLYLESMNVGPRFPLWLLTQRYIEGITLRNTSISDTIPADWFVSLLSRADTVELSDNDINLPRPSSIPATNKMSLLALSNNHLSGDFPAYICNLTSLSMLLLSNTNISGELPRCLGNLIKLEGLDVMNNNMSGAIPDFLGSLRYLSFLNLHNNKFEGELPPSIQNSTELVVFDVGNNKLRDTLPPWTGEQLPKLMFLVLRGNHFYGSIPKQFCNYSSLQVLNLAGNHITGNLPPCFNNLTAMTTTSAINNNHLSLYVGERLIENAKGLELEYTSTLNFLFSIDVSNNNISGEIPEELMCLRNLLNLNLARNNLFGRIPDKFGKMEQLEYLDLSRNKLFGSIPQSLSELKFLIHLNLSFNDLSGRIPTGNQLQVLDNPSSIYTGNNQLCGRPTLKLCAGDPEPHEGLDNKKAGSDSGSNSDDERVWIYAGIGPGLLVGFLGFCASLHFNRSWRQSYFHFDKIALVFALSRKKF, from the exons ATGCAAAAACTAATGAACTACTTAGTCCTTGCTTATGCATTATTTTTGCTAGTAAGTTCAAGTTGTGTTTGCGGATGCATTGAGAGCGAAAAACAAGTACTGTTGCACTTCAACGAAAGTCGTGTCATCGACCCCAATTATGATTCGATGAGCTCATGGTTCGGAGATGATTGTTGTTCTTGGGAGGGAATTCAGTGCAACAATGACGGCCACGTCATCACACTTGATCTTCTAGGTTTCTCCTTAACAG GTCCAATTCCTGAAAATATAGGGAAGTTGACATTTCTTAATTCTCTTAAACTTCTTCAGAATCACTTTCAAGGTCCGATTCCAAGTACTATTCGGAATTTAACATCACTATTTGCACTTGATCTTCGGTTAAATAATTTAAACGGATCTCTTCCGGAATCCTTATGTCAGCTGTCAAAGTTAGAAAGATTGGATGTTAGTTCTAATCAACTAAGTGGATCCATTCCTAAATGTATCGGAGGACTATCAAATTTAGATTATTTGGACATTTCTTCTAATTCCTGGGAGGGTTTAATATCAGAGCAACACTTTTTTAACCTCACCAGCCTTACTTCCTTGTATATTTCTTCAAAGTCCAACTTAGTGTTCAATGTTGATTCTGAATGGATTCCTCCGTTTCAGCTTGTAGATTTGTACTTGGAGTCCATGAATGTGGGGCCTAGATTCCCTTTGTGGCTGTTAACCCAGAGATATATAGAAGGCATAACACTGCGAAATACAAGCATATCAGATACCATCCCAGCTGATTGGTTTGTGAGCCTCCTATCTCGTGCTGATACCGTTGAGCTATCTGATAATGACATCAACCTGCCACGGCCCTCATCTATTCCAGCTACAAATAAAATGTCTTTATTAGCACTCTCAAATAACCATTTATCAGGCGATTTTCCTGCATAtatatgcaatttaacatccCTGTCTATGTTGCTTCTCTCTAACACCAACATATCTGGTGAGCTCCCTCGGTGTTTAGGAAATTTGATAAAGCTGGAGGGACTTGATGTGATGAATAATAATATGTCTGGTGCTATTCCAGATTTTTTGGGTTCTCTGAGATATCTCAGTTTTTTAAACCTGCACAACAACAAGTTTGAAGGTGAACTGCCTCCATCCATCCAGAACTCGACAGAGCTCGTTGTATTTGACGTAGGAAATAACAAATTGAGAGATACTCTTCCTCCTTGGACAGGAGAACAATTACCAAAGCTCATGTTTTTAGTACTCAGAGGTAACCATTTCTATGGTAGTATTCCCAAACAGTTCTGCAACTACTCGTCACTTCAAGTTTTAAACTTGGCAGGAAATCATATAACCGGAAACCTTCCTCCTTGTTTTAACAATTTAACTGCCATGACTACAACAAGTGCAATAAATAACAATCATCTGTCTTTGTATGTTGGTGAAAGGTTAATCGAAAATGCAAAAGGACTTGAGCTTGAATACACATCTACACTCAATTTTTTATTTTCCATTGATGTATCCAACAATAACATCAGTGGAGAGATTCCAGAAGAGTTGATGTGTCTCCGTAATTTACTGAATTTAAATTTAGCCCGTAATAATCTATTTGGAAGGATTCCTGACAAGTTTGGGAAAATGGAACAACTGGAATATCTTGATCTCTCAAGAAATAAACTTTTTGGCTCTATTCCACAAAGTTTATCAGAGTTAAAGTTTTTAATCCACTTGAACCTTTCCTTCAATGATTTATCAGGGAGAATTCCCACCGGCAACCAACTCCAGGTCCTTGATAATCCCTCCTCCATCTATACTGGCAACAATCAGCTCTGCGGCCGACCTACTTTAAAGCTCTGCGCTGGTGACCCTGAACCACATGAAGGCCTCGACAACAAGAAAGCTGGTTCTGATTCTGGTTCTAATTCAGATGATGAGCGCGTGTGGATTTATGCCGGGATAGGACCTGGTCTTTTGGTTGGCTTTTTGGGATTTTGCGCTTCTTTACATTTCAACAGATCTTGGAGGCAATCTTACTTTCACTTTGACAAGATAGCGCTTGTCTTTGCTTTGTCGCGAAAAAAGTTCTAA
- the LOC141660847 gene encoding phototropin-2 yields MEPSASTSKVVQQESNSSSSASWMVFNENSKVDERTFKERSAEWGYIINPEEGERSRNASERFGRNNSTESESGIPRVSQELKDALATLQQTFVVSDATKPDCPIVYASSGFFDMTGYSSKEVIGRNCRFLQGPETDQREVDKIRHAVKTGTSYCGRLFNYKKDGTPFWNLLTVTPIKDDSGKTIKFIGMQVEVSKYTEGVSEKLLRPNGLPNSLIRYDARQKEKALGSMNEVVQTVKHPRSHMDEKEEYPNIDFMHLKPAEAGSMNTPGRQTPQLMAKSDPSLGSSTQDSKSNYRKSQKTTSMEYQGRSSTTAIKLEDQLSTEPEVLMTKDLERSDSGERAERERDIRQGIDLATTLERIEKNFVISDPRLPDCPIIFASDSFLELTEYTREEILGRNCRFLQGPETDQATVQKIRDAIKEQREITVQLINYTKSGKKFWNLFHLQPMRDQKGELQYFIGVQLDGSNHVEPLKNRLSESTEQQSAKLVKATAQNVDEAVRELPDANSTVDDLWAIHSQSVVPKPHNRYNSCWQAIHKITSTGERIGLNHFKPIRPLGCGDTGSVHLVELKGTGELFAMKAMEKTIMLNRNKVHRACIEREIISLLDHPFLPTLYTSFQTSTHVCLITDFCAGGELFALLDKQPLKIFKEESARFYAAEVVIGLEYLHCLGIIYRDLKPENLLLRKDGHIVLTDFDLSFRTFCKPQVIKHPLPKRRRSRSQPPPTFIAEPVTQSNSFVGTEEYIAPEIIKGGGHSSAIDWWALGILLYEMIYGRTPFRGKNRQKTFANILYKDLTFPSSIPASLAARQLIHALLKRDPETRLGSNGGSNEIKEHPFFRDINWPLIRCMNPPPLDTPLEIIGKESNSKELNWDDDGVLDSNIDVDLF; encoded by the exons ATGGAGCCATCAGCATCAACCTCGAAAGTCGTGCAACAGGAGTCGAACTCGAGTTCTTCAGCCAGTTGGATGGTTTTTAATGAAAATAGCAAAGTGGATGAGCGCACTTTTAAGGAGAGGTCAGCGGAGTGGGGATATATAATTAATCCTGAAGAGGGCGAGCGCAGCAGAAACGCGTCCGAGAGATTCGGACGCAATAATTCGACAGAGTCGGAATCGGGAATTCCGAGAGTGTCGCAGGAGTTGAAGGATGCTTTGGCAACATTGCAGCAGACATTTGTGGTGTCGGATGCTACGAAACCGGATTGTCCGATTGTGTATGCTAGCAGTGGATTTTTCGACATGACTGGTTATTCTTCAAAGGAGGTTATTGGAAGGAACTG TCGATTCCTGCAAGGACCAGAGACAGACCAAAGGGAAGTAGACAAAATAAGACATGCAGTGAAAACAGGAACTAGTTACTGTGGTAGGCTTTTCAACTACAAGAAGGATGGCACTCCTTTTTGGAATCTACTCACAGTTACTCCTATCAAAGATGACTCTGGCAAAACCATTAAGTTCATAGG AATGCAGGTTGAGGTCAGCAAGTATACAGAAGGTGTTAGTGAAAAGCTACTACGGCCAAATGGACTGCCCAACTCCTTGATTCGTTATGATG CGCGTCAGAAGGAAAAGGCTTTGGGTTCTATGAACGAGGTTGTACAAACTGTGAAGCACCCGCGCTCTCACATGGATGAAAAGGAGGAGTATCCAAATATTGATTTTATGCACTTGAAACCAGCTGAAGCTGGGAGTATGAATACTCCTGGTAGACAGACTCCTCAGTTGATGGCTAAAAGTGACCCATCTCTTGGAAGCTCTACTCAAGACTCCAAAAGTAACTATAGAAAATCACAGAAAACGACATCAATGGA GTATCAGGGGAGGTCTTCTACCACTGCAATAAAGCTTGAAGATCAACTGAGTACTGAGCCTGAGGTTCTTATGACTAAAGACTTGGAACGCTCTGATAGTGGGGAACGTGCTGAAAGAGAAAGGGATATACGTCAAGGAATTGACCTAGCAACCACATTGGAGCGTATTGAGAAAAATTTTGTTATATCAGATCCTAGACTTCCTGATTGTCCCATT ATATTTGCATCTGATAGCTTTCTGGAGTTGACTGAGTATACACGTGAGGAAATTTTAGGGCGAAACTGCCG ATTTCTTCAAGGACCTGAAACAGATCAAGCAACTGTACAAAAGATAAGAGATGCGATcaaagaacagagagaaattacGGTGCAATTGATCAACTACACGAAGAGTG GGAAAAAATTCTGGAATCTATTTCACTTGCAGCCTATGCGTGACCAAAAG GGGGAACTCCAGTACTTTATAGGTGTCCAGCTAGATGGCAGTAATCATGTGGAGCCACTAAAAAATCGTCTTTCAGAGAGTACAGAACAACAAAGTGCTAAGTTG GTCAAAGCAACCGCACAAAATGTTGATGAAGCTGTTCGGGAACTTCCTGATGCAAATTCG ACTGTTGATGACTTGTGGGCTATCCACTCTCAATCTGTGGTGCCAAAACCTCACAACAGGTACAATTCCTGCTGGCAGGCTATACACAAG ATTACTTCAACTGGGGAAAGAATTGGATTAAATCACTTTAAACCCATACGACCATTGGGTTGTGGTGACACTGGCAG TGTTCATTTGGTGGAACTTAAAGGCACAGGTGAACTGTTTGCTATGAAGGCGATGGAAAAAACCATCATGTTAAATCGTAACAAG GTTCATCGAGCATGTATTGAAAGAGAAATCATATCATTACTCGATCATCCTTTCCTCCCAACCCTATACACTTCTTTTCAG ACTTCTACACATGTTTGCTTGATAACGGACTTTTGTGCTGGAGGAGAACTATTTGCGTTGCTAGACAAGCAGCCactaaaaatatttaaagaagAATCAGCAAG GTTCTACGCAGCTGAAGTCGTTATTGGCTTGGAGTACCTTCATTGTTTAG GTATAATTTATCGAGATCTGAAACCTGAAAATTTGCTACTTCGGAAGGATGGGCATATCGTATTGACCGACTTCGATCTTTCATTTAGGACTTTCTGTAAGCCCCAA GTCATAAAACATCCACTACCTAAACGTAGAAGATCCAGAAGCCAGCCACCACCAACATTTATTGCAGAGCCAGTTACACAATCAAATTCATTTGTTGGAACTGAAGAATATATTGCTCCA GAAATTATTAAAGGAGGTGGTCACAGTAGTGCTATTGATTGGTGGGCACTCG gtatATTGCTCTATGAAATGATTTATGGCCGTACCCCATTTAGAGGGAAGAATAGGCAGAAGACGTTTGCCAACATTTTGTACAAAGACCTCACCTTTCCAAGTAGCATTCCG GCAAGTCTAGCAGCCAGACAGTTGATTCATGCACTATTGAAAAGAGACCCTGAAACTCGCTTGGGATCAAATGGGGGTTCCAATGAAATCAAAGAGCACCCTTTCTTCCGCGACATAAACTGGCCCCTTATTCGTTGCATG AACCCGCCGCCTTTAGATACACCTCTTGAAATTATAGGAAAAGAATCAAATTCCAAGGAATTGAATTGGGATGATGATGGAGTTCTCGACAGTAATATAGATGTCGATCTATTTTAG
- the LOC141660853 gene encoding receptor-like protein EIX2 isoform X2, producing MQKLMNYLVLAYALFLLVSSSCVCGCIESEKQVLLHFNESRVIDPNYDSMSSWFGDDCCSWEGIQCNNDGHVITLDLLGFSLTGPIPENIGKLTFLNSLKLLQNHFQGPIPSTIRNLTSLFALDLRLNNLNGSLPESLCQLSKLERLDVSSNQLSGSIPKCIGGLSNLDYLDISSNSWEGLISEQHFFNLTSLTSLYISSKSNLVFNVDSEWIPPFQLVDLYLESMNVGPRFPLWLLTQRYIEGITLRNTSISDTIPADWFVSLLSRADTVELSDNDINLPRPSSIPATNKMSLLALSNNHLSGDFPAYICNLTSLSMLLLSNTNISDFLGSLRYLSFLNLHNNKFEGELPPSIQNSTELVVFDVGNNKLRDTLPPWTGEQLPKLMFLVLRGNHFYGSIPKQFCNYSSLQVLNLAGNHITGNLPPCFNNLTAMTTTSAINNNHLSLYVGERLIENAKGLELEYTSTLNFLFSIDVSNNNISGEIPEELMCLRNLLNLNLARNNLFGRIPDKFGKMEQLEYLDLSRNKLFGSIPQSLSELKFLIHLNLSFNDLSGRIPTGNQLQVLDNPSSIYTGNNQLCGRPTLKLCAGDPEPHEGLDNKKAGSDSGSNSDDERVWIYAGIGPGLLVGFLGFCASLHFNRSWRQSYFHFDKIALVFALSRKKF from the exons ATGCAAAAACTAATGAACTACTTAGTCCTTGCTTATGCATTATTTTTGCTAGTAAGTTCAAGTTGTGTTTGCGGATGCATTGAGAGCGAAAAACAAGTACTGTTGCACTTCAACGAAAGTCGTGTCATCGACCCCAATTATGATTCGATGAGCTCATGGTTCGGAGATGATTGTTGTTCTTGGGAGGGAATTCAGTGCAACAATGACGGCCACGTCATCACACTTGATCTTCTAGGTTTCTCCTTAACAG GTCCAATTCCTGAAAATATAGGGAAGTTGACATTTCTTAATTCTCTTAAACTTCTTCAGAATCACTTTCAAGGTCCGATTCCAAGTACTATTCGGAATTTAACATCACTATTTGCACTTGATCTTCGGTTAAATAATTTAAACGGATCTCTTCCGGAATCCTTATGTCAGCTGTCAAAGTTAGAAAGATTGGATGTTAGTTCTAATCAACTAAGTGGATCCATTCCTAAATGTATCGGAGGACTATCAAATTTAGATTATTTGGACATTTCTTCTAATTCCTGGGAGGGTTTAATATCAGAGCAACACTTTTTTAACCTCACCAGCCTTACTTCCTTGTATATTTCTTCAAAGTCCAACTTAGTGTTCAATGTTGATTCTGAATGGATTCCTCCGTTTCAGCTTGTAGATTTGTACTTGGAGTCCATGAATGTGGGGCCTAGATTCCCTTTGTGGCTGTTAACCCAGAGATATATAGAAGGCATAACACTGCGAAATACAAGCATATCAGATACCATCCCAGCTGATTGGTTTGTGAGCCTCCTATCTCGTGCTGATACCGTTGAGCTATCTGATAATGACATCAACCTGCCACGGCCCTCATCTATTCCAGCTACAAATAAAATGTCTTTATTAGCACTCTCAAATAACCATTTATCAGGCGATTTTCCTGCATAtatatgcaatttaacatccCTGTCTATGTTGCTTCTCTCTAACACCAACATATCTG ATTTTTTGGGTTCTCTGAGATATCTCAGTTTTTTAAACCTGCACAACAACAAGTTTGAAGGTGAACTGCCTCCATCCATCCAGAACTCGACAGAGCTCGTTGTATTTGACGTAGGAAATAACAAATTGAGAGATACTCTTCCTCCTTGGACAGGAGAACAATTACCAAAGCTCATGTTTTTAGTACTCAGAGGTAACCATTTCTATGGTAGTATTCCCAAACAGTTCTGCAACTACTCGTCACTTCAAGTTTTAAACTTGGCAGGAAATCATATAACCGGAAACCTTCCTCCTTGTTTTAACAATTTAACTGCCATGACTACAACAAGTGCAATAAATAACAATCATCTGTCTTTGTATGTTGGTGAAAGGTTAATCGAAAATGCAAAAGGACTTGAGCTTGAATACACATCTACACTCAATTTTTTATTTTCCATTGATGTATCCAACAATAACATCAGTGGAGAGATTCCAGAAGAGTTGATGTGTCTCCGTAATTTACTGAATTTAAATTTAGCCCGTAATAATCTATTTGGAAGGATTCCTGACAAGTTTGGGAAAATGGAACAACTGGAATATCTTGATCTCTCAAGAAATAAACTTTTTGGCTCTATTCCACAAAGTTTATCAGAGTTAAAGTTTTTAATCCACTTGAACCTTTCCTTCAATGATTTATCAGGGAGAATTCCCACCGGCAACCAACTCCAGGTCCTTGATAATCCCTCCTCCATCTATACTGGCAACAATCAGCTCTGCGGCCGACCTACTTTAAAGCTCTGCGCTGGTGACCCTGAACCACATGAAGGCCTCGACAACAAGAAAGCTGGTTCTGATTCTGGTTCTAATTCAGATGATGAGCGCGTGTGGATTTATGCCGGGATAGGACCTGGTCTTTTGGTTGGCTTTTTGGGATTTTGCGCTTCTTTACATTTCAACAGATCTTGGAGGCAATCTTACTTTCACTTTGACAAGATAGCGCTTGTCTTTGCTTTGTCGCGAAAAAAGTTCTAA